A window of Bactrocera dorsalis isolate Fly_Bdor chromosome 4, ASM2337382v1, whole genome shotgun sequence genomic DNA:
CTATGATAACGATTCTCACATTAAGTAAAGCTATAGAACGACGAAAGTTCGTTAAATTTCACTGTTGTGTTATTGAATTTTTCGTTCAATCGATTAACCAGTGAAAATGTCATTTGCAACAGTTTACGAAGACTGTTCCATAAGTCGCACGGTGTAAAATCTGGAAGTTACGGTGGAGGAAACAGCACTTCTTAGCCTGGTATAATAGATAATTCGGCATGATAGAGCCTATTGTGTTTTGATCCAACTCTGGCTTAGTCTTCCAGTCGATGTGTATATATTCCACATTTTGAATCCCGGAAAATGATATCCATCTCGTTTCTCTACAATAGATCAAAGATGCTCCTTGGAGCAGATTCACCAGGCGAAGGTCATTGTTTCCGTGTGTGCCAGTGAATCCCTGTTTTGTCGACAAAACATCGAGACAGCTCTTTTACGACAGTGTTGCCATGAACTGGGTACGGAACTGCGGTTTTCTGATTATTGccttaaagaaaaaacagaTATAGATTTTATAGCTATTAAGACACAAAATATCTATCTTAGTGGTATTTTGACCAACTCGCTTTCTGTGAGTACCGAAAATGTAGTCGGTAGAGAAGCTCCCTACCACACTCTCATAAAAAAAATGACAAGATATtgataaaagaataaaaacttgttTAGGTCCATGAACAGAAAAGTTTTACTGATTTTCTTCACGAAACCATTTACCTTTGAATGTGATTATAAtaaaggtaaatatttttgtagttgcaGTTGTAAAATATTGACCAATTTCTGCGGTGTTTTATGGAATTTCGAAGAGatgtaaaaacaaattttcacgaGAATAACCTACTAGATTACACGAGATTTTTCTGTGATAGTTTTCATGGCAGATCAGGAGACTTTTAGGTATCCATATGTCAGAAAGTACTTACATATGAAACCCTTCTTAGAAAATATACTTCAGATTTCATATTGGTTCTATAATCACCACAACTTTTGCGCAAGACGATGGTCTTGGCCTGCATTCAGAATTGGTACAACGCTTTTGTCCATCATCTGATCGAATTTGACCCAGAATTAAATTGCGCGCACAAACTGAATTGACTTTTTTTTCGTAGCGTGGTCCaaacttttatttatgttttagatAAGTTTGATCTCCACATGTAAGTTAGTGTGGGTTTGGAAACTGTTTAGTTACTACCGTAAGAATTCGTTTGGCGATTTTTACCGTGCAGTAAATTGAACTACTTTGCTTGAAACTTTGTTTTAATGATGGCATTAGGGCTAAGCGATCGGTAAAAATGTTACAGAAGTGGTTTAGGGAGTCTGCTTTATATcgaacacaagtatttgagtggCATAAAACATTCAGGAAAGGTCGTGAAGTTATCAAAAACTTGCCTTATCCACCTTTCTGAATCATGTTGGtatcagagagatagcagaggatctcaacatctcttatggatcgacttaacatattttggttaatgttttaggTATTAAGCGTGTCAATGGTAGACTCGGTAGAATCTTTTGTAAAAACTACGTCTAGTAGACGTCTCAAAAGAGGTGCTTGAAAAAGTTGCTAAGGACTCTTCATTCATTAAACGTGACAAGACGTGGCCTTATGAATATGACATCGAATTTGTCAAACAATGTAGGGAATGACGCTctaaaaatgagccgaaaccgaaataaCTAAAATTCTGCGGGATCTATTCTGTATAGTGTCCATTCAGAAGCCTCTTGACTTCTAGAAAGATAAGAGCAGAATAGAGCGACGCTAAAATGACGAAGGAAGTATGTAGAGATGCTCCGCCAGAGTGTGTGCTATTTCCGCTTCTATGGACATTCGTGGTAAATAAACTGCTAAGAAACTTATACGGCAAAGACCCTAAGATGGTGGCAAATGCGGGCGGCATTGTCTTCTTAATAACGAAAAGATGTCTGCCGAGCATTAGCATTAAAATGGCCACCACTTTCAATACAGTCCAAAATTAGGCAACGCAAGCGGGTTTGGTCAAAATTCCTCCATGGAGGTTCCCTGGGGACACAACTCTCTGTTAAGGACAGCACCAAGTACCTTGGGGTAGTCttggatatacaagtataactgcTGTGAAAGCACAATATGGAAGAAAGAGTGAGAAAGGCCAGCAATGCCTTATATGCGTGTAGGCAGATGCACGGCGCAATCGGTTTAACAACCACGGACTAtatgatcccacttttcaactggtaaagaaggttcaaagtaaacatagaaaaaagaTGACTGacgtaaaggtatgttagctgcgcgcaacactctaaacatttaAACGGATGACTCTACATataatggaggatggagttagTGCGGAGATATACCGTCCATAGTGAGGCATAAGGCAGCCTTTTAATTTGCCGGACCAGTGCAGTATTTTTCAAGCTGAGCTCTTTGCTATTGCTAAAGccgcggagctggcctctaatgcacctgctgGCAATTTctgagtcaacatctacgtaggcATCAAAGCAGCAATCAGGGCAGTAatctcgtatcgcatatcggcctgaagtgtcttgggaagcagggcagcagtggaaagtgcaGTCAAAAGCAAGCTCATTCACTTCTAGTGGGAGCCAGGTCTCAAAGGCATCGAGGGTAATGAGATAGTTGACGAAATTGCCGAAATTGCTAAGAATAGTATACGGCGATcaccgaaaacgtgatcaacttTGGGAAatccatgcattgtctatacgacaatctcaacagaatcatggtaaagaaaataaaatcacaaaaaaaaaaaacggttgaTCGGAAGTACGCAAAATTCCTGTCCCTCGATAGAAgggactgtaggaacatgatcggaatactaactggtcactttCTGATGGCGGCATACGCATGTAAAAGGAGCTATTGTAACATTTTCTTCCGTAGTAAAAATTGCGAGACAAACCTTTAatttcgcaaacaaacaacTGCCAAACACACATTAATTGGCATATGGAGATTCAACTTCAAACAGATTAAAAATAAAGGTTGTACAATTCAGAGGAATATATTATCAGTTCTGTTTCTTCAAATGATCCAGTCCAGATGGTCTCGGCTGGCCTGATGGCCGTAGTACCAACAGTAGTTTCAAAGAactttaatttatataacttCTATctgaaatgcaattttttgcaatgaaaattatgaTTTTCAATTGAGAAAGTAACTTTTCCCTCAATTGATTAGTGTTGTATTGAGAATGcagttacttacatatatatatttattaagatAGTATTTCGATTCTTTGAAAACACTATATGAACGTGATCTATACTTTTATGCAGAACAGGAGCAATCGGTGTCTGAGTTTGCGCGAATCCAATCTCTTGAATAAACAACGTCAGTGAAACCATTTGGAAGACTACTGTCGCAACCATTTACGATAAACGCCGTAATACCGATTAAAACGCCATTCGCAACAGCAGGACCACCAGAATCGCCACCACATACACCATTTCCAGCACTCTTACCGAGGCAACGCATTGAATCGGCAATTGTATTCAGACGCTTTATGCAAGAATCTCGATTTAATGTGTACTCCGTGTTATATTGCAATTGGTTGGCCAATCCACCACTTGATACACCACCCCAACCGGTTATTATGGTCGGTATGCCTTCGGGTAAATCAGTGCTTCCAAGTAATACCGGTTTAATTTtatcattgaagcttaatgggCTACTAAGTCTCAGCAAGGCAATATCATAGTTATACGCACTATATTGCGGATGTATTTTCACCTCAGCCACTTTTATTACAACGCCACCTGAATTATATTTTACAGTGCCGGCACGAATAGAATAATCTGAAGGGGAGTATCTGTAGGGTGGATCGTCTAGATTTGAAACTGAAGAGAACTTAATACTTAGCAGAAGTTTACCCATTCACACAGTGCGCTGCTGTCAAAACATAGTTCCTCGAGATAATCGCTCCGCCGCAGACTACGATGTAACCATCGCCCGCTCGTGTCACTAAAACCTGGTACGGAAACTGCCCCTCAGCAGCATTTTGTCCGCCGTAAATGCGACTCTGTAGCCGACCCAGTATTGTACTTTCATTGGCGTATATGGCACTGCTTGCCGTAACCACTACGCTGATGATGAGCAGTATTGGTAGCCTATTGTTTGCTAGATCCATGCTTCCTGTGGATAACGCTCGGAAATAATGCGAGGTTTGTGGAGCTACCGATTCGTTTTTATACTAGACGAATTGGCTGTAATTAGCCATTTCCGAAATTGTATTTTGTTGAAtccattaaaatataattattgttaCGGATTTTTGGTTATGCAAATCTGTTGGTTTTGCTCGTTTCCTTCTCACGATTCTCACATTAAGTAAAGCTATAGAACGACGAAAGTTCGTTAAATTTCACTGTTGTGTTATTGAATTTTTCGTTTAATCGATCGTGAAAATGTTATTTGCAAGCGGTGTACGAAGACGGTCCGATAAATTGCGCAGTGTAAGATTTGGGAGTTACGGTGGAGGAGACAGCACCTCGTAAGCTAATACCTCAAATTTGATAATCTAGATTtccacaaatatgtatgtgtcgaATCGATTCAATAATTCGGCATATTGGAACCTATTAGGGTTTGGTCTGACTCTATTTTAATCTTCTAATTGATACATATAGACCAAATCTTGTGAATCTCAGATGCTCATCACTTTTCATATCGATAGGTCGACAGTTATTAACGTCGTTGAAGCCAGGTGAAATTCATAGTTTCGGTGTGAATCCATGTTACGTCGACAAAACATCGAGACGATAGTGGGGTCATGAAATGGTGAGACTAGGTATGGATCTGAGTATCCTATTATTGCCTTAAAGAAGAGATACTACTGATTTAATTGCTTTAGACCTTCAaaatgcatgatgatgtatatatacatcagtgttttcttccttacataatttctaaacggtaactcaaacacagtactttttacttttattaggtgctaaaaatatctgtgttggtttttgaacacaaactttcatgatatgacatttcactttttaattttaataatttgacagcttggcgcgccacttacaaatacacacttggtatttaaaaagaaaaaaccatgcatttaagggttaaaacACTCAAAATATCTATGTGGCACTCTCTTGGCGACATGGTGGTCTTTAAGTCGCTTTCTGTAACTATCGAATATGTATTCTGGAGAGCGGTTCCCTAGCAGACCcttataaaccaaaaaaaaaagttgataaagaaatttttttcctgGATCGGTGAAAACTTTTACCTATGTTTTCAGGAagtatacaaactgaactactTTGCTTGACATTTAGTCTTGATGATAGCACTGCGGCTACGGATCTATGAAACTGTTGTAGAAGTGTTTTAGGTTCAATGTTTAGCATTCAGTGATTGTCCTGAAGTAATCGATAACTTGTTTCTTGGGGGTCATCCATCCGCCTTTCTGAATGATGATAAGTTTCAGAAGCAATACTTGAAAATGGTCTTGTTGGtatcagagagatagcagagggtctcaacatctcttatgaaTCGATTCAACACATTcctaccggaagccaatggaaagTGTTCAGGAATCGCTGCGCTATGTATAACCTGaactttaagaacaactccaacaGTGCTAAACCTGCCACCTATAGACCTCTACTCTACTGGCTGTAGGAGAATTTACATAAAGTTAAGCATAAGACAGCCTTCAATTATATCATATTTCAAGCTAAGGTCTTtgcaacatctacgtagacagccaagcagcaatcaaggcagtcaCCTTTTATCCCATATCatccagaagtgtcttgggaagcaagGCAGCAATAGAAAGTATTGCCAGCAGCAAGCTACTTCACTTCTACTGTGTGTGTCACAAAGGCATCGAAGGCAATGAGATAGTGgatgagattgccaagaatggtggctaacatccgaaaacgtgatcaacattgggaaacccatctATTGTTTATACAACGATCTGGGCAGAAGCAtgataaagaaaatcaaaacacgatggaacgagctacgtGGGagtaaaactgcaaaagtcgTGTGCAAAtaggtagatcggaagtactaGAACTAGATAGAACGAACTGTAAGAGCATGATCGGCACACGCCTGTAGAATGAAGCTAACAGACCTGTTGTAAGATTCTGTCAAACACACAGTAATTAAAATATGCAGCTTAAACTTGAAAcggataaaaaaaaagtttgtaccAATCAGGGGAAAAATAACAACGATTCTGTTTAAATTATCTAGTCCAGATGGTCTCGGCTTGGCTGATGGCCGTAATACACTTAGTAGTCTCTAAGGGCTTTAATTTATCTAACTTCTaactgttatttttatttattgaacaagtaaggaagggctaagttcgggtatcaccgaacattttatactcgcggatgataaagtgataatcgagatttcattatccgtcatttacatatttttttattttggttcctaatgtacatatatattatacagagaaggcatatcagatggaattcaaaatagcgttatattggaagaaggcgtggttgtgaaccgatttcgcccatatttcgtacatgtcatcagggtgttaagaaaatattatataccgaatttcattgaaatcggtcgagtagcttctgagatatggtttttggtccataagtgggcgacgccacgcccattttcaatttttaaaaaaagtctgggtgcagcttccttctgccatttcttccgtaaaatttagtgtttctgacgttttttgttagtcggttaacgcacttttagtgattttcaacataacttttgtatggaaggtgggcgtggttattattcgatttctttcatttttaaactgtatatggaaatgcctgaaagaaacgacgaatcttcgaacttaaccttcttatggagccaagaaatacgtgtaccaagtttcatcatgatagctcaatttttactcaagttacagcttgcacggacggacggacttCCTGATGACTTTGTGCTGAATATCTCGGccaatttagaaatatttgtaggtcagtgtataagttatatatggtgcatgtacatatgtatacatatataaaattgccagaattgcgaatttcttcattattttaacTCGGTTTTGAATAgctgtaaattttttcaactcctgaattttatttttttgaatgaagCTTGAAATtttacctttccaacactatatagtATGATACGCAGTGATTGATAGCACTAGAGATATATGTACGATATAGATATTCCGGTATACGACTGcaatgacatctattgacaaaatacgaaaagactttttcgactacccataaATGGTTGAGAATTTTGAGTTTAGATTTGAGATGGTAATTTTCcactaaatttattaagaatgcagttacatatgtatatttattgagaTATTATTTCGACTTTTCGAAAACACTATATGAATGAGAACTATATTTTTATGCGGAACAAGAGCAATCGGCATCTGAGTTTGCGCGAATCCAATCTCTTGAATAAACAACATCAGTGAAACCATTCGGAAGACTACTGTCGCAACCATTGACGATAAACGACGTAATACCGATTAAAACGCCATTCGCAACAGCAGGACCACCAAAATCGCCATTACATATACCATTTCCAGCGCTTTTAGCGAGGCAACGCATTGAATCGGCGAGTGTATTCAGACGCTCTACGCAAGAATTATGACTTAATGTGTACTCCGTGTTATATTGTAATTGGTCGGCCACTCTATCACTTGATGCACCACCCCAACCGGTTATTATAGCCGGCGTGCCTTCGGGTAAATCAGTGCTTCCAAGTAATACCGGTTTAATTTTATCATTGAAGCTAAAGGGGCTACTAAGTCTCAGCAAGGCAATATCATAGTTACTATCACCATATTGCGGATGTATTTTCACCTCAGCCACTTGTATTTCAACGCCACCTGAATTAAGTTTCACAGTGCCGGCACGAATGGAATACTCCGAAGGAGAGTATCTGTAGGGTAGATCGTCTAGACTTGAAAATGAAGAGAACTTAATACTTAGCAGAAGTTTACCCATTCGCACATTTCGCTGCTGTCAAAACATAGTTCCTCGAGATAATCGCTCCTCCACAGACTGTCATGGTACCATCGCCTTTTCGTGTCACTAAAACCTGGTACGGAAACTGCCCCTCAGTAGCATTTTGTCCGCCGTAAATGCGACTCTGTGGTCGACCCAGTATTATACTTTCATTGGCGTATATGGCACTGCATGCCGTAATCACTGCGATTGTGATGAGCAGTATCGGTAGCCGATTGTTTGCTAGAGCCATGCTGCCTGTGGATAATGCTCGGAAATAATGCGAGTTTTGTGGAGCTACCGATTCGTTTTTATACTATCTGAATTGGCAGTAATTAGCTATTTCCATATACGTATATAACGAATTTTTGGTTTAGTAAATCTATTGTTTTTGCTCGTTTCCTTACGTAATGACCTATGATAACGATTTTCCCATTAAGTAAAGCTATGGAACGACAAAAGTTCGTTAAATTTCACTGTTTTGTTCTTGAATTCTTCGCCCAATCGATTAACCAGTGAAAATATCATTTGCAAGCGGTGTACGAAGACGGTTCGATAAGTTGCACGTTGTAAAATTCGGGAGTTACGGTGGAGTAGACAGCACTTAGGTCAGGTTAATTCCTCAAATTTTGGTAGTCGCAATTTCCATAATTCTGTGTCAAATCGACCCAATAACTTGACTTAATAGAGCCTATTAGGGTTTGTTCCGACTCGTTTTTAATCTTCCAATCGCTGCATATAGATCAAACCTTATTAATCTCAGAAAATGTTACTTATCACCTTTCTTATCGACAGTTCTTAACGTCTTTGGGGCAGATTCGCCTGGTGAAGTTTATAGTTTCGATGTGTACTAGTGAATCCATGTTTGGCCGACAAAACATCGAGACGATAGTGGTGCCATAAATTGGTGAGACTAGGTATGGATCTGAGTTTTTCTTCTATTGCCTTAAAGAAGAGATACTACAGATTTAATTGCTAGAAAGATACACTCAAAATATCTATGTGGGTTAAATCGCACTCTCTTGGCGACATTTTGGTCATTAACTcgctttttgttttcttcttcttacattttatattattcgcCAGACTTTGGAGAgtggtgaatcgaacaaactactacaaaaaataatagcaaGCAATTATGCCACTTTACGGTAACTATTGGGTAGTACAATGCTTCTTTATGGTACTTTACTGTATTGATAAATTTTCTTGTAATTTGTAATGAAATATTCTCACTCGAATAACAAGGATAATCGagaaattgaaatttcttaatttttaatatatatttttttcaatttgtcggtattaaaaagtaaaatgtaaaaaatattgagttATTACAATT
This region includes:
- the LOC125778421 gene encoding chymotrypsin-2-like, whose amino-acid sequence is MALANNRLPILLITIAVITACSAIYANESIILGRPQSRIYGGQNATEGQFPYQVLVTRKGDGTMTVCGGAIISRNYVLTAAKCANGYSPSEYSIRAGTVKLNSGGVEIQVAEVKIHPQYGDSNYDIALLRLSSPFSFNDKIKPVLLGSTDLPEGTPAIITGWGGASSDRVADQLQYNTEYTLSHNSCVERLNTLADSMRCLAKSAGNGICNGDFGGPAVANGVLIGITSFIVNGCDSSLPNGFTDVVYSRDWIRANSDADCSCSA
- the LOC105227446 gene encoding chymotrypsin-2-like isoform X3, with translation MDLANNRLPILLIISVVVTASSAIYANESTILGRLQSRIYGGQNAAEGQFPYQVLVTRAGDGYIVVCGGAIISRNYVLTAAHCVNGYSPSDYSIRAGTVKYNSGGVVIKVAEVKIHPQYSAYNYDIALLRLSSPLSFNDKIKPVLLGSTDLPEGIPTIITGWGGVSSGGLANQLQYNTEYTLNRDSCIKRLNTIADSMRCLGKSAGNGVCGGDSGGPAVANGVLIGITAFIVNGCDSSLPNGFTDVVYSRDWIRANSDTDCSCSA
- the LOC105227446 gene encoding trypsin alpha-like isoform X2, whose amino-acid sequence is MDLANNRLPILLIISVVVTASSAIYANESTILGRLQSRIYGGQNAAEGQFPYQVLVTRAGDGYIVVCGGAIISRNYVLTAAHCVNGYSPSDYSIRAGTVKYNSGGVVIKVAEVKIHPQYSAYNYDIALLRLSSPLSFNDKIKPVLLGSTDLPEGIPTIITGWGGVSSGGLANQLQYNTVYTLNRDSCIKRLNTIQYSMRCLGKSAGNGICGGDSGGPAVANGVLIGITSFYVNGCDSSLPNGFTDVVYSRDWIRANSDADCSCSA